One window from the genome of Actinoplanes teichomyceticus ATCC 31121 encodes:
- a CDS encoding LamG-like jellyroll fold domain-containing protein, with the protein MQSGLSALLMATLGVVAPPAQPGLAAVPGRPAVEPAPGRPAVGPAPARPTVEPARWPAGSVAAALAVEVMPARPADAGRPDEPPPVTIVRYTFNGRAGSILNESGLGHALRIISGHGGRVRPVVHGPGTALAFPPHCDAAVCPHVALQAPNSADLNPGTRNLAYGAEVLLSPRSTSKGQNVVQKGYSKTSSQYKLQIDGAAGQPSCVLVDRRRPGIRIVRSSVSAADSRWHSVRCERVGVRFEIYVDDVVRGRTRVPAGLSVANNRPLSIGGKGAFQDNDQFNGVLDNVWVRIG; encoded by the coding sequence ATGCAATCGGGTCTGTCCGCTCTCCTGATGGCCACCCTCGGTGTCGTGGCGCCACCGGCACAGCCGGGCCTCGCAGCCGTGCCGGGACGGCCGGCCGTGGAGCCGGCGCCGGGACGGCCGGCCGTGGGGCCGGCGCCGGCACGGCCGACCGTGGAGCCGGCGCGGTGGCCCGCGGGATCCGTGGCGGCGGCGCTCGCCGTCGAGGTGATGCCGGCACGGCCGGCCGACGCCGGGCGGCCCGACGAGCCGCCCCCCGTCACGATCGTCCGGTACACCTTCAACGGCCGGGCCGGCAGCATCCTCAACGAGTCCGGCCTGGGGCACGCGCTGCGGATCATCTCCGGCCACGGCGGCCGGGTCCGCCCGGTGGTGCACGGCCCGGGCACCGCGCTGGCCTTCCCGCCGCACTGCGACGCGGCCGTCTGCCCGCACGTGGCGTTGCAGGCCCCGAACAGCGCCGACCTGAACCCGGGCACCCGCAACCTGGCGTACGGCGCCGAGGTGCTGCTGTCCCCTCGCTCGACCAGCAAGGGACAGAACGTGGTGCAGAAGGGCTACTCCAAGACCAGCAGCCAGTACAAACTGCAGATCGACGGCGCAGCCGGTCAGCCCAGTTGCGTGCTGGTGGACCGGCGGCGGCCGGGCATCCGGATCGTCCGCAGCTCGGTGTCCGCCGCCGACAGCCGCTGGCACAGTGTCCGGTGCGAGCGGGTGGGCGTCCGCTTCGAGATCTACGTCGACGACGTGGTGCGCGGCCGGACCCGGGTGCCGGCCGGCCTCTCGGTGGCCAACAACCGGCCGCTGAGCATCGGCGGCAAGGGCGCGTTCCAGGACAACGACCAGTTCAACGGCGTCCTGGACAACGTGTGGGTGCGGATCGGCTAG
- a CDS encoding glycoside hydrolase family 18 protein — MRVRSAFFVPLILILAACRGPSRPMPPEPVPGPPRVVAGYFTEWGVYGRGFPVKKLVTSRAAGRLTHVLYAFGKVGGGRCGVGDAWAAYRRPVTAADSVDGVADRPSDPLRGNFGQLRKLKAAYPDLRILWSFGGWTLSSGFAEAARDPAGFAASCRALLRDPRWAGVFDGIDVDWEYPNACGLACDTSGPGALARLLGALRAALGAGATITAAVPGDVRKLRATDYAAAAAQANWLGAMTYDYFGAGPADTRTAPHSPLTGYPGIPRTGATTEATVSELLRQGVPAAKVLFGVGFYGRGWTGVGGAGPGATATGPAPGRYGRGMEDYRILAGRCPPTGTVAGTAYARCGAQWWSYDTPATIRGKVAYARSRALGGAFAWELSGDTPDGALLAALAEPDPPSAAPAERRSGP, encoded by the coding sequence ATGCGCGTCCGATCGGCGTTCTTCGTCCCACTCATCCTGATCTTGGCGGCCTGCCGGGGGCCGTCCCGGCCGATGCCACCGGAGCCCGTGCCGGGCCCGCCGCGGGTGGTGGCCGGGTATTTCACCGAGTGGGGGGTCTACGGGCGCGGGTTCCCGGTGAAGAAGCTGGTGACCAGCCGGGCGGCCGGCCGGCTCACCCATGTGCTGTACGCGTTCGGCAAGGTCGGCGGGGGGCGCTGCGGGGTCGGGGACGCGTGGGCGGCGTACCGGCGACCGGTGACCGCGGCGGACAGTGTGGACGGCGTGGCCGACCGGCCGTCCGACCCGCTGCGCGGCAACTTCGGCCAGCTCCGCAAGCTCAAGGCGGCGTACCCCGATCTGCGGATCCTCTGGTCGTTCGGGGGCTGGACCCTCTCGTCCGGGTTCGCCGAGGCGGCCCGCGACCCGGCCGGCTTCGCCGCGTCGTGCCGCGCCCTGCTGAGGGATCCGCGGTGGGCCGGGGTGTTCGACGGCATCGACGTGGACTGGGAGTACCCGAACGCCTGCGGGCTGGCCTGCGACACCAGCGGGCCGGGCGCGCTGGCCCGGCTGCTGGGCGCGCTGCGCGCCGCCCTCGGCGCCGGCGCGACGATCACCGCGGCGGTGCCTGGCGACGTACGCAAGCTGCGGGCCACCGACTACGCCGCGGCGGCGGCGCAGGCGAACTGGCTCGGCGCGATGACCTACGACTACTTCGGCGCCGGCCCGGCCGACACGCGCACCGCCCCGCACTCGCCGCTGACCGGTTACCCGGGCATCCCGCGCACCGGGGCCACCACCGAGGCCACCGTGTCCGAGTTGCTGCGCCAGGGCGTGCCGGCGGCGAAGGTGCTGTTCGGGGTCGGGTTCTACGGCCGGGGCTGGACCGGGGTGGGCGGCGCCGGGCCGGGCGCCACGGCCACCGGGCCGGCCCCGGGACGGTACGGCAGGGGCATGGAGGACTACCGGATCCTGGCCGGACGGTGCCCGCCGACCGGGACGGTGGCCGGCACGGCGTACGCGCGGTGCGGGGCGCAGTGGTGGTCGTACGACACCCCGGCCACCATCCGCGGCAAGGTCGCCTACGCCCGCAGCCGCGCCCTGGGCGGCGCCTTCGCCTGGGAGCTGTCCGGCGACACCCCGGACGGCGCGCTGCTCGCCGCGCTGGCCGAGCCGGATCCGCCCTCCGCGGCGCCGGCCGAGCGCCGGTCGGGCCCCTAG
- a CDS encoding alkaline phosphatase family protein, with protein MALSPEIRALFGWRRVLGRVRAVLRSAVTTFVVVTVTLWLMPGVAGTDIVDTLGLVVLVAAVGAVLRPLLLLGITALGGWGAMLFGVVTQVAVMVVALRLDPANRIRGLPTLLTAAILAVIFAALLDWMADAGSDDTFVREARRLMRGVRRRAARRAGGPLFTLRRPRPGTEPGLLVIQLDGVAEPVLRWAVRAGNLPILGHWLRSGSHTVRRWHTGLPSTTPASQAGILHGASRQIPAFRWFEKETGKVMVANRPRDAAVIERRLSDGRGLLRDGGVSIGNAFGGDAVTNLLTVSHAALPGRSARGWAAFMASPYGFTRALVLGVAEVFTELHQARLQRRRNLRPRVSRSGAFLALRPASMLLRDVNISLIAEQMARGVPAIFCDLVDYDEVAHHAGPARPESMRQLESLDRMLGVLERLSEEAARRYHLVVLSDHGQSQGSTFRQRHGETLDEVVERLTAPDTAAAPRELAEEQGKRDPDAEPPTAPLLVLSSGNLSLVYLTRFPYRVRRAQIEETYPRLIAGLAAHPGIGLVVVADEDGPVAYGPGGGVHRLRDGVVSGPDPLLAYGPRARADLLRHQEAAHVGDLVVISSVDPETAEVAAFEELVGSHGGLGGWQTDAMLVHPAAWTVTGDLDGPDAVHRQLAEWLVMLGLREPARPALTTGDRLHPGDLDRDRSARLSPSRD; from the coding sequence GTGGCCCTAAGCCCCGAAATCCGCGCCCTGTTCGGCTGGCGCAGAGTGCTGGGCCGGGTCCGGGCGGTGCTGCGCAGCGCGGTCACCACGTTCGTCGTGGTGACCGTGACACTGTGGCTGATGCCCGGCGTGGCCGGCACCGACATCGTGGACACCTTGGGCCTGGTGGTGCTGGTCGCGGCGGTCGGCGCGGTGCTACGGCCGCTGCTGCTGCTCGGCATCACCGCGCTCGGCGGCTGGGGCGCGATGCTGTTCGGCGTGGTCACCCAGGTCGCGGTGATGGTGGTGGCGTTGCGGCTGGACCCGGCCAACCGGATCCGCGGGCTGCCCACCCTGCTCACCGCCGCCATCCTGGCGGTGATCTTCGCCGCGCTGCTGGACTGGATGGCGGACGCCGGCAGCGACGACACGTTCGTCCGCGAGGCCCGGCGCCTGATGCGCGGGGTGCGCCGCCGGGCGGCCAGGCGGGCCGGCGGACCGCTGTTCACCCTGCGCCGGCCGCGCCCGGGCACCGAGCCGGGCCTGCTGGTGATCCAGCTCGACGGGGTGGCCGAACCGGTGCTGCGCTGGGCGGTCCGGGCCGGCAACCTGCCGATCCTCGGGCACTGGTTGCGCAGCGGCAGCCACACCGTGCGCCGCTGGCACACCGGTCTGCCGTCGACCACCCCGGCGTCGCAGGCCGGCATCCTGCACGGCGCGTCCCGGCAGATCCCGGCGTTCCGCTGGTTCGAGAAGGAGACCGGCAAGGTGATGGTGGCCAACCGGCCACGGGACGCCGCGGTGATCGAGCGCCGGCTCAGCGACGGCCGCGGCCTGCTGCGAGACGGCGGGGTGAGCATCGGCAACGCGTTCGGCGGCGACGCGGTCACCAACCTGCTGACGGTCAGTCACGCGGCCCTGCCGGGCCGGTCGGCGCGCGGCTGGGCGGCGTTCATGGCGTCCCCGTACGGCTTCACCCGCGCCCTCGTCCTCGGCGTCGCCGAGGTCTTCACCGAGCTGCACCAGGCCCGCCTGCAACGCCGGCGCAACCTGCGGCCCCGGGTCAGCCGCTCCGGGGCGTTCCTGGCCCTGCGCCCGGCCTCGATGCTGCTGCGGGACGTGAACATCTCGCTGATCGCCGAACAGATGGCCCGCGGCGTCCCGGCGATCTTCTGTGACCTGGTCGACTACGACGAGGTGGCGCACCACGCCGGCCCGGCCCGCCCGGAGTCGATGCGCCAGCTGGAGAGCCTGGACCGGATGCTCGGCGTGCTGGAGCGGCTGTCGGAGGAGGCGGCCCGGCGCTACCACCTCGTGGTGCTCTCCGACCACGGGCAGAGCCAGGGCAGCACGTTCCGCCAGCGGCACGGCGAGACCCTGGACGAGGTGGTCGAGCGGCTCACCGCCCCGGACACCGCCGCGGCTCCCCGCGAACTGGCGGAGGAGCAGGGCAAACGTGATCCGGATGCGGAGCCGCCGACGGCGCCGCTGCTGGTCCTGTCGTCCGGGAACCTGTCGCTGGTCTATCTGACCCGCTTCCCGTACCGGGTGCGGCGCGCGCAGATCGAGGAGACCTATCCGCGGCTGATCGCCGGGCTGGCCGCCCACCCGGGCATCGGGCTGGTGGTGGTCGCGGACGAGGACGGGCCGGTCGCGTACGGGCCGGGCGGCGGCGTCCACCGGCTCCGCGACGGCGTGGTCAGCGGCCCGGACCCGCTCCTTGCGTACGGACCGCGGGCCCGCGCCGACCTGCTGCGTCACCAGGAGGCCGCGCACGTCGGAGACCTCGTGGTGATCAGCTCGGTGGATCCGGAGACCGCGGAGGTCGCCGCGTTCGAGGAACTGGTCGGCTCGCACGGGGGCCTGGGCGGCTGGCAGACCGACGCGATGCTGGTGCACCCGGCGGCCTGGACCGTGACCGGCGACCTGGACGGGCCGGACGCGGTGCACCGCCAGTTGGCCGAGTGGCTGGTGATGCTCGGCCTGCGCGAGCCGGCCCGGCCCGCGCTGACCACCGGTGACCGGCTCCACCCCGGGGATCTGGACCGCGACCGGTCGGCGCGGCTGTCGCCGAGCCGGGACTAG
- a CDS encoding DedA family protein has protein sequence MPPSAELPGFLHSVAPILDRWGYLAIAGVIGVESFGVPAPGQTIMVAASIYAGYGRMNIYLVALISFVAAVIGDNIGYWIGLRGGRRAVHRFGRYIFVTPERLAKAEQFFARRGNRIIVVARFIDGLRQLNGVIAGITRMPWKTFLLYNAIGAAIWVGWWTTVSYLLGANLVTIMEHAHRYKWLAIGLVVAAIGTYVTLHVRHIRRRRARAAAAASIEENPV, from the coding sequence ATGCCACCTTCAGCCGAGCTCCCCGGGTTCCTGCACAGCGTCGCCCCGATCCTGGATCGCTGGGGTTACCTGGCCATCGCCGGTGTGATCGGCGTGGAGAGTTTCGGGGTGCCCGCCCCGGGCCAGACGATCATGGTGGCCGCGTCGATCTACGCCGGCTACGGCCGGATGAACATCTACCTGGTCGCGCTGATCTCGTTCGTCGCCGCGGTGATCGGCGACAACATCGGGTACTGGATCGGCCTGCGCGGCGGGCGCCGGGCGGTGCACCGCTTCGGCCGGTACATCTTCGTCACCCCGGAACGCCTGGCGAAGGCCGAGCAGTTCTTCGCCCGGCGCGGCAACCGGATCATCGTGGTGGCCCGGTTCATCGACGGGCTGCGGCAGCTCAACGGCGTGATCGCCGGGATCACCCGGATGCCGTGGAAGACGTTCCTGCTCTACAACGCGATCGGCGCGGCGATCTGGGTGGGCTGGTGGACCACGGTGTCGTACCTGCTCGGGGCGAACCTCGTGACGATCATGGAACACGCGCACCGGTACAAGTGGCTCGCGATCGGGCTCGTCGTGGCCGCCATCGGGACGTACGTGACACTCCACGTCCGGCACATCCGGCGACGCCGGGCCCGCGCCGCGGCCGCCGCCTCCATCGAGGAGAACCCGGTCTGA
- a CDS encoding MFS transporter, with amino-acid sequence MIDVREVATTRPGPALAALSVGTFAIGMTEFVITGLLPDIAGDLYVSIPTAGLLISGYALSVVIGGPLVTALLSTRARKPALVGLLAFFVIGNAMSAVASGYPLMMAGRVVAALCHGAFIGFATVVAGDLLPDRRSRAIGAMLAGLTLSTVAGVPLGTLLGQQLGWRATFWTMAGLGLLAALATALFVPHSRPAGHRAGHLGAFRHAQLWLALAMTACAFGAVYAPFTYVAPLMTEVAGYSEGALPWLLALFGTGLVLGNVIGARAADRRLMGTIVGASVAMLAVLLIFPVTARSPLAAAVTLFVLGVVAYATVPGLTNRVLVAAGPDGQNLLASSAAVSAFNLGNAAGAYLGGRAIAAGWGYRSTPLVGAAMEVAALVLAVILVLLARRPRPVRTGAASAVGD; translated from the coding sequence ATGATCGACGTTCGTGAGGTCGCAACCACCCGTCCGGGACCGGCGTTGGCCGCGCTCTCGGTCGGCACCTTCGCCATCGGGATGACCGAATTCGTCATCACCGGTCTGCTTCCGGACATCGCCGGTGACCTGTATGTCAGCATCCCCACCGCGGGCCTGCTGATCTCCGGGTACGCGCTCAGCGTGGTGATCGGCGGGCCCCTGGTGACCGCCTTGCTGAGCACCCGGGCGCGCAAACCGGCGCTGGTCGGGCTGCTGGCCTTCTTCGTGATCGGCAACGCGATGTCCGCGGTCGCCTCGGGGTACCCGCTGATGATGGCCGGCCGGGTGGTCGCCGCCCTGTGTCACGGGGCGTTCATCGGGTTCGCCACGGTGGTGGCCGGGGACCTGCTGCCGGACCGACGCAGCCGGGCGATCGGCGCGATGCTGGCCGGCCTCACCCTGTCGACCGTGGCCGGGGTCCCGCTGGGCACCCTGCTCGGCCAGCAGCTCGGCTGGCGCGCGACGTTCTGGACGATGGCCGGGCTGGGCCTGCTCGCCGCGCTGGCCACCGCCCTGTTCGTGCCGCACAGCCGGCCGGCCGGGCACCGGGCCGGGCATCTCGGGGCCTTCCGCCACGCGCAGTTGTGGCTGGCCCTGGCGATGACCGCGTGCGCGTTCGGCGCGGTGTACGCTCCGTTCACCTACGTGGCGCCGCTGATGACCGAGGTCGCCGGGTACTCCGAGGGCGCGCTGCCGTGGCTGCTCGCGCTGTTCGGCACCGGTCTGGTGCTGGGCAATGTGATCGGCGCGCGGGCCGCGGACCGGCGGTTGATGGGCACCATCGTGGGCGCCTCGGTGGCGATGCTCGCGGTGCTGCTGATCTTCCCGGTGACCGCCCGGTCGCCGCTGGCCGCCGCGGTGACGCTCTTCGTGCTCGGGGTCGTCGCCTACGCCACGGTGCCCGGGCTGACCAACCGGGTGCTGGTCGCCGCCGGGCCGGACGGGCAGAACCTGCTGGCCTCGTCGGCGGCGGTGTCGGCGTTCAACCTGGGCAACGCGGCCGGGGCATACCTCGGCGGCCGGGCCATCGCGGCCGGCTGGGGCTACCGGTCCACCCCGCTGGTCGGCGCCGCGATGGAGGTCGCCGCGCTGGTGCTGGCGGTGATCCTGGTGCTGCTCGCACGACGGCCCCGGCCGGTCCGGACCGGGGCCGCATCGGCGGTGGGGGACTAG
- a CDS encoding RNA polymerase sigma factor SigF translates to METSTTVAPSTAASAESPVDSAAELLNAMAAMPAGHPSRAALRDRAIEAWLPLARHLANRYSGRGEPTDDLVQTATVGLIKAVDKFDPERGVDFAGYAIPTIIGEIKRHFRDRTWSVRVPRRLQELRLAITEANSTLTHNLGRSPTVADIATHLGITEEEVLEGLEGARAYNATSLSTPISADGSTELADTLGGEDHEYELAETRVALGPALATLDEREQRILTLRFYGNLTQSQIADQIGISQMHVSRLLTKALTKLRNQLASETI, encoded by the coding sequence ATGGAGACTTCGACGACCGTCGCGCCGTCGACGGCAGCCAGCGCCGAAAGCCCCGTCGACAGCGCGGCGGAGCTGCTGAACGCGATGGCCGCGATGCCGGCCGGGCACCCGTCCCGGGCCGCGCTGCGGGACCGCGCGATCGAGGCCTGGCTGCCGCTGGCACGCCACCTGGCCAACCGCTACTCCGGCCGCGGCGAGCCCACCGACGACCTGGTGCAGACCGCCACCGTCGGCCTGATCAAGGCGGTCGACAAGTTCGACCCCGAACGCGGCGTCGACTTCGCCGGCTACGCCATCCCGACCATCATCGGCGAGATCAAGCGCCACTTCCGCGACCGCACCTGGTCGGTCCGCGTCCCGCGCCGGCTGCAGGAGCTGCGCCTGGCCATCACCGAGGCCAACAGCACCCTCACCCACAACCTCGGCCGCTCGCCCACGGTCGCGGACATCGCCACCCACCTCGGCATCACCGAGGAAGAGGTCCTCGAAGGCCTGGAAGGCGCCCGCGCCTACAACGCCACCAGCCTCTCCACCCCGATCAGCGCCGACGGCAGCACCGAGCTCGCCGACACCCTCGGCGGCGAGGACCACGAATACGAACTCGCCGAGACCCGCGTCGCCCTCGGCCCCGCCCTCGCCACCCTCGACGAACGCGAGCAGCGCATCCTCACCCTGCGCTTCTACGGCAACCTCACCCAGTCCCAGATCGCCGACCAGATCGGCATCTCCCAGATGCACGTCTCCCGCCTGCTCACCAAGGCCCTGACCAAGCTGCGCAACCAGCTGGCCAGCGAGACCATCTAG